From Candidatus Polarisedimenticolia bacterium, a single genomic window includes:
- a CDS encoding PEP-utilizing enzyme: protein MTTARKDSDLRFDPPGPGTWELETVHFPRPATRYWMEVHPEPFKRGTHEFAENYGLLIDGLEMAYVNGFGYKAVKPAPESEIPKRFQRAEEVFQRKFWREQLREWNETVKPASIKAHREIQAVDPEKLSDSELAAHLVRCREHHAGMLRQHMRFTAAAVMPTGDFLAHVGGWAQVSPADLLSLMRGTAPVSAGASEQLHALIAAVGKSAKMHQLLDSDEDAGRVLDTLRADPETGPAVSAYLDLVGFRLLDGFDISNPFALELPDALRRAIRAAVAGAGTDTSDVQGKIAEVRGKVPEQHRAHFDELLEEARLTYPIRDERGVFSDIWASGLMRRAALAAGKRLARKGRLHEAAHFIDASPAEMGALLSGADAPDADELARRFQWRTTHSAKEAPAVLGPPAPAPPDLSGLPPAAARMARAIGVALGALFGSSEAAHEEKKLRGLAASKGIYEGPARRVSHPSEFDRIHKGDILVTESTTEAFNILLPLLGAIVTDAGGLLSHAAIVAREYGIPGVVGTREATDRIADGTRLRVDGDAGEVTVLG from the coding sequence TTGACTACCGCCCGGAAAGACTCCGATCTGCGCTTCGACCCCCCGGGACCCGGGACCTGGGAGCTCGAAACGGTTCACTTCCCCCGGCCGGCCACGCGTTACTGGATGGAGGTCCATCCCGAGCCCTTCAAGCGGGGCACCCATGAGTTCGCCGAGAACTACGGCCTGCTGATCGACGGGCTCGAAATGGCCTACGTCAATGGCTTCGGCTACAAGGCGGTCAAGCCGGCGCCGGAGAGCGAAATCCCGAAGCGCTTCCAGCGGGCGGAGGAGGTGTTTCAGCGGAAGTTCTGGCGCGAGCAGCTGCGCGAATGGAACGAGACCGTCAAGCCGGCCTCGATCAAGGCACACCGCGAAATCCAGGCCGTCGATCCGGAGAAGCTCTCCGACTCGGAGCTGGCGGCGCACCTGGTGCGCTGCCGCGAGCACCATGCCGGAATGCTCCGCCAGCACATGCGCTTCACCGCCGCGGCCGTCATGCCGACCGGAGATTTCCTGGCGCATGTCGGCGGCTGGGCCCAGGTTTCCCCGGCGGACCTGCTCTCCCTCATGCGCGGCACGGCGCCGGTATCGGCTGGCGCCTCCGAGCAGCTCCACGCGCTGATCGCCGCGGTTGGGAAGAGCGCCAAGATGCACCAGCTCCTCGACTCCGACGAAGACGCCGGACGGGTGCTCGACACCCTGCGCGCCGACCCCGAAACCGGGCCGGCGGTCTCGGCCTACCTCGATCTCGTCGGCTTCCGCCTGCTCGACGGCTTCGATATTTCCAATCCATTCGCCCTCGAGCTGCCCGATGCGCTGCGCCGGGCGATCCGGGCCGCGGTCGCGGGTGCCGGCACCGATACCTCCGACGTCCAGGGAAAGATCGCCGAGGTGCGCGGCAAGGTTCCGGAGCAGCACCGCGCCCATTTCGACGAGCTGCTCGAGGAGGCGCGGCTGACCTATCCGATCCGCGACGAGCGCGGCGTGTTCAGCGACATCTGGGCCTCCGGGCTCATGCGGCGCGCGGCCCTGGCGGCCGGCAAGCGCCTGGCCCGCAAGGGGAGACTTCACGAAGCCGCTCATTTCATCGACGCCAGCCCCGCGGAGATGGGGGCGCTGCTCTCCGGGGCGGATGCCCCGGACGCCGATGAGCTGGCGCGCCGCTTCCAGTGGCGCACCACGCACAGTGCCAAGGAGGCGCCGGCGGTTCTCGGACCTCCCGCGCCGGCTCCGCCCGACCTGTCCGGCCTGCCGCCCGCCGCGGCGCGCATGGCGCGCGCCATCGGCGTTGCCCTGGGCGCTTTGTTCGGCAGCTCCGAGGCGGCGCACGAGGAGAAGAAGCTGCGCGGCCTGGCGGCGAGCAAGGGGATCTACGAAGGGCCGGCGCGCCGCGTCTCCCACCCCTCGGAGTTCGATCGGATTCACAAAGGCGACATCCTGGTCACCGAATCGACCACGGAGGCGTTCAACATCCTCCTGCCGCTGCTCGGCGCGATCGTGACCGATGCCGGCGGGCTGCTGTCGCACGCGGCGATCGTGGCGCGCGAGTACGGCATCCCGGGCGTGGTTGGGACGCGCGAGGCGACCGACCGGATCGCCGACGGCACGCGGCTGCGGGTGGACGGCGACGCCGGCGAGGTCACGGTGCTGGGGTGA